The DNA segment CTTTGCGCTGCTCTCGGCACTTGTCCTGAAggtaatcagaaatacaggaaaaggaaacGCCACTTTCCGTGCAATATTAAGAAATTATATATGCAGAGCCttttaaacacataaatatACTGTAGCtatgctgaaattaaaaatgtaactcCTGGCAAGTTCACCCGACCAACATGATGTTCAAAGGGGTGTCTTTCCCCAGTTATGCTGTAAGGTGTCCAAAGATCAGTGCTTAAAACGAACAGCAGTCCTTGTTTCATATGGAAGAGGTGACTTCTTTGTTACATGTTAAATGTAAGCAGTATTTTGAACATGACTTAGATGTCCCATTCTCACAAAGTATTTGGTTTCTAGCGCAAATTCAGGGCCGTATTGACTGTTAGCAGTCTTCTCATGTCATTCTGTTCCTGTCTTCCCTAATTCTCATGTATCGCTTTTCtctgtataaatattttccaaatggTCTTATGCTCTTaaacctagaaaaaaaagatattttttttaatttaaaaaatggcagTAGCAGACTCCAGATCATCAGTTCTAAATTACTTTTGTACTGGGTATGCTTAGAAATGCgtttgctctgctctggcatTTGAGATGATGTAGTAAACAATACTGTTGGCAAAATGGGgaggtattaaaaaatacttaatttttaaaatgcagtaatatGTGCAATCCATTATGCAAATATCTGAATCATTTTACACTAAGAACCATTGCAGGCTCCCTCATTTACATTCTTATACCTGTTACAATGCCTGCTAGTAATGCTGTAAGACGTGATGGATCCTAGTGATGAATTTTCTGAGTCCTGATTGAATTCTGTTCCATCTGTTCAATGAGGTCATTATTCTATGACATCACTATGGGGATAAAGTATGGGGAAAactaagatttattttttttttttctccctggatTATTCCATAGCAGGAGGGAGTTAAGCAAGCAtagcctccccctcccctcactAGTGCTGCTATACCCAGTCTGTTTCAAGTGGCTGATGGTTACTTTTTGCTTGCACTGTTGTTTTATTACACCTTCCTACACAGTAATTACAAACTATGTCTGAAGGGTTCCAGATCTAGAGCAGCGTTAGCCTGCATAACCGTATACATTAAGCGGTACATTAGCAATGCCTCTTTCTTAATTGTGCACAGTGATATATGTGTCTTTCAGGACTACAGTTTGTTATATGAAGAAGCAAAGTATTTCCAGCTTCAGCCCATGCTAGGAGAGATGGAAAGGTGGAAACAGGACCGGGAGAGTGGCCGCTTCTCAAAGTCTTGTGAGTGCCTGGTGGTGCGAGTTGCCCCAGATCTTGGAGAGAGGATTACGCTGAGTGGTGATAAGTCATTGATAGAAGAAGTGTTTCCAGAAATCGGTGATGTGATGTGTAATTCTGTCAATGCCGGCTGGAATCATGACTCGACGCATGTCATCCGATTTCCACTGAACGGATACTGTCACCTCAACTCAGTTCAGGTAGGAAGTCACGTATGCACTTCTTGGAAGGGAGCCTGCTGGCCAGCTACCAATGGGTTGACATTCTTCCCTGTCACTGGGAATGTTTTGGTGAACAAAGCCAGCTGGAGGCTTTGAGCtagttatttatttctgtgggtCGGGGTTGCTTTCTGAACTTAATTTACGCATATCATCACCAAATCTCTTTGCAAGCAAACTACAGTAGCGTTAAAAACTTGCTTTAGGAGATACATGTGTGCCTCAATGTAAAGACATTGCATATttggagaaacatttttttttgacatttgaaTATAGGGCGAACATTCAGGCCTGCTTCCAGTCCCTTGCCCTGCTTGTTACAAATTGTCTTCTGGCTTGATGAGAGGGCACAGGGACATCTCAAACCAGGGAAGGAAGAGGCCACATCCCCACAGAACCTGTTGTGAGGACATCAGGAGCTATTCCTTCACCTGAGAAAGGCAACAGAGATGCTCTGATTTGCCGGAGTCTATAGAAGCTCTGAAACTAAATAGGAAGAACGGAGGAGCAAAAAAGTGAAGCCCCAGTCCCTTATTCTGGCTGTGAGACCTGAGGGGGAAGAGGAATTAATGTGAGAAAGAGATGATGGGACAGTAGCGTTGGCCAGCTACTGAAAGGAGGGCCACACTTCCACAAAGGGAGAACACAGCCAGCatcctccttcttcctcctccctcctcctaAAAGAGGACCCAGTATTACTGGAGAAGGGAGCAGTTTGCAGCCACAGGAGAAGGCATCTGTTGAGTTTTTACCTTCGTAGAGGGGACTTTGTCTCAGCCTCCTCTGCTGTCTTTCAGACTGGGGCATCCTAGGAGGACTTTGACCCTTCCAACAAGACTGTCAGGCAAGGCATGTGAAAAGGGGGGAGTTACCATAGATGTGGTTAAAAGCTAGTTGTGTCCTTTTTCCAGCGTTACCCATGTCTTCCATATGCTTTTTACTTTGGATGAAGAAAACATGTTCAGTCTTCCTCCTTGCTGTGGTAACAAAACCAAAGGCATGCCTGCTTATTGCAAATAGGGCCCATCCATTTCTGTGGTCTCAGGGAAACGCCTCCTTTTTcactttcagcagtttttcctgattttttatGGCATACTAGAGGCCTTTTGCagtaggacaaggggtaatggttttaaactaaaagagggtagaatTAGAATAGAtagaaggaagaatttttttacagtgataGTGGTGgaacactggaagaggtttcCCAGAGGGGTGGcaggtgccccatccctggaagccttcagggtcaggctggatggggctctgagcaacctgatggagttgaagatgtccctgctcattgcaggggggttggcTTAGGTGACTgtcaaaggtcccttccaacccaacccaatCTATGATCAATAGCTCTTATGAAATGGATAAGAAAAAATCTGGGAGACAAATGCAGGTAATTTCTGGAATAAATATAATAAACTTAATAAGTCATACTGTTAATGGTTTTATCCTTCGgtagttaaaaacaaacatcacACACCTATCTTTGCCTAGTTAGCGCATCCTGCACAGACAGCACTTTGGAGTTAGAACACTTCTTCACATCTGGAATGGTCATTAGCACTGTTGATGCTGTTTGGTTTAGGTACACCTCCTAAATGCTGCAGGCTCAGGAGCGAGTTCTTACGCAGAAGAGACTTGCAAGCTGAGCTTGGTGTCTTTCCATCTGCCGGGCCCTGCTGTCCAGGtagagcagctctgctgtgctccctccccagAGGAAGGGAGCTGAGTGCCACAGTATGCACTGAAGGCTCGCTGGGCACTCCATACGTGCCAGCACTTAACCCAGGAGTCTGGACAGACCTATCTAGACCTACCCAAGTCTCTTACTGGCCTTTACTGTCAGGCTGAAACATTAAAGTTGTTTTGTTGTAGTGACTAACGCAAATTTAGACCAGCCTTAGATGTAAGATTGCAACTGAAAAGGGATGGGACTTTCAAGGAGGATGGTTATTTAGCCACATGTCATGTGATATGATGTCCCTGTTGTATCAAAGCAGTTGTAGCCTCTAACCGTTTATCACTTACTCTGATGCTTACGTTTGTGTCACATGAATAAGAATTGTCAGACATATTTATTGATGTGAAATACCCAAGTCACAGCGACAAAACATGCACAGGCTTCAAGAGAGGTTATGTTGCCACGTTGGTAATGCTGCATCTTCCATTTCTGAGGTCATAAGCATCTCCCAGTACTAACAACAATGTGGGGCAGGACAGGGTCTGCCAATAGACCCAGAGAGTGAGGTACAAATGGTTTGTTCAGAACTGGGCTGGTTTCCTGACCAGTTGCTTCCCCTGGGTTTTTTCTCAGGACCTAAGTTCTCCTGCTCGACTTTTCAGTAGCTTGCACCAAGACATTCTGGGGGCATTTTGGTTTATATTGTTAAAAGCTGAAGATCAggataaataaaaattgcacAGATGTTTTCATGGTTCCTTCCAAGTCTCTTTTCCTACCCCCTCCTTTTTGAGATTTGTCTGCTGTGCAATTAGCCATGCTCAGGTATTTTGGAAAGACATTTGCCGACCTGAAGCAATACGTGTAAAGACGTGGCATGTCTtgttttaagtgtttttaaCCCACAGTTCGCTTCTCCCCACACCCCAATCCGCTGCAGCCTTCTGCCACCCTGCTTGCCCTTGCTGTCCCAGCACACACGCAAGCCAGTTTGCTAATTGGTGAGATAGCTGGGAAAGACTTGGTCAGCGCCTGCTCCCAGCACAACTCCAGTGAGATCTGGTCACGCTGGACAGAAGATCCCATGTCCTGTGGGGTGCAGGAGCATCAGCCTGTGCCTTGGGGCTGGTGGCCATCACAGGTGACCCTGGTGAAGCCGTGGAAGAGTCACCTTCACAAGGGAGGTGAAGGAAGCCCAGGCAGCGGAACAGATAAAGACGATGAAAGAAGCAACAAAGAGTATAAACAAGGGAAAGAATACCTTAGCCCTGCAGTTACAGTAGACCTGCATGAACAtgggcaattaaaaaaaaataaaaatagtggaATAGTGGTGTGGAAGGAGACCATGTTCTTAGCAGCCTGGAGCTGGTGTTGGGAGCTGAGGTCTTTGCAACATCAATTGTTGGGTGAGCTGTTGGGCACATACCCCTCCTGCTCCGAGAGTCCTGCCTAACTCTTCTTTTAtccttgtggggtttttttttcctttttttttttcattttgccatcGTATTTCCCACCGGAAGCAACAGTCAGGTTgtgaaaagggagggaagaaggtgAATAGCCAGAACTCGTTAGTCCCATAATTAAAGTTAAAAGGTCCCAGGTTTAACCACAGGTAACTGTAGCCACAAACCTTCATAGTcatgcttgtttttttctagaaaatttgATGGtaacttttctgaaattatgaCCGCAGTATCTGCATTGTCACCATTTAATTGAGGTGTCTGCTCAGTGTCTTGCAGTATTTGCTGTGCAATCCTGTATTTGCCCTTTTGCATTGTAAATTTTGTGAAGCAGAGAATGTGTTTCTCCACGCATGTTTCTGTGGCTAGACTAATAGTGGATTTGCTGACagtactaaaaaataaataaatatctttctTCTTAGTGCTCAATGGCCAAAGTCAGCAGAAATCAGTCCAGTACAGTGAAGATGAAGGAACGAGTTACAGGATCTTTGTAACCACTGCTGTTTCCTAGCTGGATCCATTTGAAAGCAGCAGTTATCATCCTTGGACAAAACCCAGTCTATTTACTTATACATCGGTGTTTGTCTCCTCTTTTTTGCAGGTACTTGAGAGGTTACAGCAAAGAGGGTTTGAGATTGTTGGCTCATGTGGAGGTGGCGTGGACTCTTCCCAATTCAGTGAATACGTACTGAGACGAGAACTCAGAAGGACATCTCGTGCACCCTCTGTCATTCGAATAAAGCAAGAGCCTCTGGACTAAAATGGACATGTTTCTTTATGAcgaaaaaaaaaggaaaagagaaaaaaagggggacGTTTCATGTGCAGTTTGGACTCCAAACAAATCCTGGAACTAAAATCGAATAAAAGACACATTTATATCAAATATAGAGACCACACCTGAATTCATATGGGAACATTTGgaatagtagtaataataataataacctCAAGGTATAAAagaaaagacacacacacacacacacacatatatattaaaaatatgtatgtatatgtatgtatgtacatatatatatgtatatatatgtcaAAGGGTAGGAAatgcaacaacaaaacagtgGTAGATGAGGTTGGTGCTCTGATGGCCATTAAGTGTCCTAGGCCTTACTGGGGCCCACTTAACGGTGTACAAGCCATTACCATTGGGGGATACATCGACTACTCTTCACCCATTTTCCATTGCCAAACAGCCATCCACTTTTTAATGTGTACACACCTTGACTCAACTTTATTTGCATATGGAGGTTTATGGTCTTTTTTAGAGGTGGATGGGCAGGTGTTCAGGAGACGACCATCCATTGCATTGGAAAGCTAGTTGACTGaaatttttaatgtagtttGTACAGAAGTCGCACACTTTTTGTCTGCCCTCACAGATGTGAAAGgttaacttttcttttgaatgagGATTTTTGTcgtttttgttttgttttgtgttttttcaaagGGGGCCAGAATAATTAATATTTGGTAGAGATGCTCTGGTTTGAATCTGCTGCTTTCCTacaattttttcaaattttataatgtattaaataacaataaactctgtttaaaatactgagGGTCTGATTTAAGCCAACAGGAGCAGAGAGGTGGGATTTAGCTCACTGCACTCCAGTGCACGGAGTGGCGGCCACTCCGGCAGGCAGtgggcaggcagcgctgcccacACACGGTGGAGTGAGTTAAAGGCAGCAGACGCCGTTGTGCGATCTGTCTGGTGTGCTGCACGTTGCTGGTCTTCCTTCAGCGCTATCCTTTTTAAGCTTTGTCCCTGTTTGAAGAGGGGCTGTTGGTCAGGCTTAAAAATGACAccagctcagcccagggaaACCTGTCAAAAAATGGCACCTGGTTCTGTAACCTTCAATGTCACAGTGAATAGTTGCATCCTTCCCTCTTGACTAAGGAGTTGGCAGCTCCAACTCTCCAAGCCCTTGCCCTACTGTGTGTTAGTCagcctgtttgtttttaatgtcgTTTATTTCCCTTCTAAAGCTAGTGTTGTTCTGCCTAGAGAGTGAGATGGTCAACCCCTTGTGCTACACCATTGGCTGCATTGCTCTTGGTAGCAGGCAGTAAGCTGATGTCCTGCATTAGATGTCCTGCGAGTTGTTCTCTTGCAGAGTCTTACCGAGGCCACCTCTGCAGCTTGGTTCGGGCCGGTGAGATTTTGCAAAGGCGCCACATCATGATAACACTGCACAGATTTGTTCACGGGTTGATGCTTTCACCACCTAAGATGCACCAGCAACTGCCACCTTTCCTCCAAAGTATCTTTTTATGCAATATTCCAGAATATGACTGTGTATTCATCCTAGTATGGAAGTTTCTATCAACGCAATGGTGCCAGTGTTCCATTCATTTTGGTGACACTTTGCTATTtatttaagagaagaaaaaagagaaattgttaAATACATGTAACAAGGTTTTTAATATAGtctgataatgaaaaaaaaaaaaaagctttctgttttttattaaaagatgcCCTCTGACATCTTTTAATAACTTTCTGCCAGCACATATCAATGgttttgaaattactgaaatgtggaaatgggtgagggagggggctctgaAAATTAAGGTTCATTAGCAGGTTATTAGATCTTCAATGTGATGCTGATCTGTCTATTCACAGTACTGAAACAGCTGCCTCAttgaaaatgcttgttttcaatTAGCAGCAAGTAGTCctcttagaaaataaacaaatgcttGCTCTTACTGCCCACAATTTGGTTGTTAGTTTGCAAAGAATTTGGAAAGCTAAAACCctgggaaataaatatttttaacagatcTTCAAACTCTTGGAAGTGGTATGAAATTTGTGATGTCAAAAAAGATGCCAGTCCCCATGGGTTGAGGGTATGTGGGTACCAGTGTAAGGCGACGTGATGT comes from the Falco rusticolus isolate bFalRus1 chromosome 3, bFalRus1.pri, whole genome shotgun sequence genome and includes:
- the KCTD1 gene encoding BTB/POZ domain-containing protein KCTD1 isoform X2; the protein is MQSPAQPPPPEPLDRNPGAWLKDSRPNMSRPLITRSPASPLNNQGIPTPAQLTKSNAPVHIDVGGHMYTSSLATLTKYPDSRIGRLFDGTEPIVLDSLKQHYFIDRDGQMFRYILNFLRTSKLLIPDDFKDYSLLYEEAKYFQLQPMLGEMERWKQDRESGRFSKSCECLVVRVAPDLGERITLSGDKSLIEEVFPEIGDVMCNSVNAGWNHDSTHVIRFPLNGYCHLNSVQVLERLQQRGFEIVGSCGGGVDSSQFSEYVLRRELRRTSRAPSVIRIKQEPLD
- the KCTD1 gene encoding BTB/POZ domain-containing protein KCTD1 isoform X3, whose protein sequence is MEELRDSRPNMSRPLITRSPASPLNNQGIPTPAQLTKSNAPVHIDVGGHMYTSSLATLTKYPDSRIGRLFDGTEPIVLDSLKQHYFIDRDGQMFRYILNFLRTSKLLIPDDFKDYSLLYEEAKYFQLQPMLGEMERWKQDRESGRFSKSCECLVVRVAPDLGERITLSGDKSLIEEVFPEIGDVMCNSVNAGWNHDSTHVIRFPLNGYCHLNSVQVLERLQQRGFEIVGSCGGGVDSSQFSEYVLRRELRRTSRAPSVIRIKQEPLD
- the KCTD1 gene encoding BTB/POZ domain-containing protein KCTD1 isoform X4; this translates as MSRPLITRSPASPLNNQGIPTPAQLTKSNAPVHIDVGGHMYTSSLATLTKYPDSRIGRLFDGTEPIVLDSLKQHYFIDRDGQMFRYILNFLRTSKLLIPDDFKDYSLLYEEAKYFQLQPMLGEMERWKQDRESGRFSKSCECLVVRVAPDLGERITLSGDKSLIEEVFPEIGDVMCNSVNAGWNHDSTHVIRFPLNGYCHLNSVQVLERLQQRGFEIVGSCGGGVDSSQFSEYVLRRELRRTSRAPSVIRIKQEPLD